From Cytophagia bacterium CHB2, a single genomic window includes:
- a CDS encoding DUF2703 domain-containing protein: MNLHVEFLYFRGCPNQEAARKLLVDVLRENRLKVTLHNMRIDSRDEAIAKRFLGSPTIRLNGVDVETGAERRTDFGMQCRVYLAGGKYAGMPSTKMIRSALERALTDSTAPIANEPRMERFISPVCC; this comes from the coding sequence ATGAACCTGCACGTCGAGTTTCTCTATTTTCGCGGCTGCCCCAATCAGGAAGCGGCGCGAAAATTACTCGTTGACGTGTTGCGTGAAAACCGCCTCAAAGTCACGCTGCACAACATGCGCATCGATTCGCGCGACGAGGCGATTGCCAAACGCTTTCTCGGCTCGCCGACGATTCGTCTCAACGGTGTCGACGTCGAGACGGGCGCAGAGCGGCGCACGGATTTCGGCATGCAGTGCCGCGTGTATCTTGCCGGCGGAAAATATGCCGGCATGCCGAGCACGAAAATGATCCGTTCGGCATTGGAAAGAGCGCTGACCGATTCGACCGCTCCAATCGCCAACGAACCTCGCATGGAACGATTCATATCACCCGTTTGCTGTTAA